Below is a genomic region from Rouxiella chamberiensis.
AAGCCTTGTCTCTGGCCTGCTCGCGGGAGAAACGCGCGGTATCTATTTCAGCTTCCGCCTTCTGGCCGTGATACTGCGCCCAGGCGTTGAAGGCCTTGGCGGGAACGTGCGTGTCGGTAAACAGCTCACCGCCCGCCTCTTTCCAGCCGTCGAGATCGCCCGCGAGCAACGCGATATCCACATAACCCAGGGCTTTCAGACGTTCAAAGGCCACCTCGGCAAGGCGCGAGCCGGTACGCTGGTTGTAGCGCTGACCGTTGTCGTAGAGCGTGATTGCCGTGTTGCGACGCGGAATGCGGTCAAGTACTTCGATTTCCAGCTTCGACAGCGGCAGATTGGCGGCAAAAAGCGGATGACCGGTGGCGAAATCGGCCTCTTCACGTAAATCGACAAGGGCGACTTCCTGCCCGCTGCGCAGCGCCTGCAAGACCTCGGCGGTATGACGCAGAGGGTATGAACGATGAGAATTCGGCATTAATGGGCTCCACCAGAGTGAGACAAGGAATGAATCATTGAGAAGCAGGCTAGCACCGTGGAGATCCTGACAAAATTCAATTTATCGCTATCCAAATGTTAATTATTGATTTCTCCTCGCCGGACAGCCTGTCTATGGTAAATCACACCTGCCGTCTGCCTTGCGGATGGCTAACCTCACCGCCGGAGGCGTTGTTATGAGCGTTCAATTTATTGGAATGATAGGCCATCGACTGGCCTCGGAAATCATTCCGGCCACGGGGCCTATTTTTGATAAACAGTATATTGCCGACTTTGCCAAAGCCCACGAAAATGCAGGATTCGACAGAATTCTGGTGGGATATTGGTCCGATCAGCCCGATGGATTTTTGGTGGCGGCTCATGCCGGTGCCCATACGTCAAAGATTAATTTCCTGCTGGCGCACCGCCCCGGTTTTGTCGAACCGACCCTTGCCGCCCGTAAACTGGCGACGCTCGACAACTTGCTGGATGGACGACTGGCCGTTCACATCATCAGCGGCGGCAATGACGCCGAACAGCGCCGCGACGGCGATTTTCTCGACAAAGGCCGTCGTTATGCGCGCACCGAAGAATTTCTCCAGGTGGTAAAGAAAAGCTGGTATTCAGAGCAGGGTTACGACCATCACGGCGCGTACTATCAGGCCGAAAACGCTTTCGCGCAGATTAAACCGCTACAGGCCAAGCTTCCGGTCTATTTCGGCGGCTCGTCGGACGATGCCATTCGCGTGGCGGGCAAGCACGCCGATGTCTTTGCCCTCTGGGGTGAACCTTTGGCGAGCGCCGCCGAAACGGTTCATGCCGTGAAGGCGGAAGCCGCCCGCTATCAGCGTGATATCGGCTTCAGCATCTCTTTTCGCCCGATTCTTGGGCGTACCGAAGACGAAGCCTGGCAGAAAGCCGAAGCCATTCGCGCCCGGGCAAAAATCCAGCTTGAAAACAGCGGGCATAATTTTGGTTCCCCGAAACCTCAAAGCGTGGGCGCACAGCGTCTGCAAAATGCCGTGGCTCAGGGCGACCGTCTCGACAAACATCTGTGGACCGGTATCGCGGCGCTGGTCGGCGGCGGGTATAACTCCACGGCGCTGGTCGGTACGCCGGATCAGGTTTCCGACGCCTTGCTCGAATATTATGACCTCGGCATCGAGAACTTCCTTATTCGCGGTTTTGATCCGTTAAATGACGCAATCCTGTACGGCGAAGAGCTGATTCCCCTGACGCGTCGGAAAATTGCAGCCCGAAAACAGGCGGCAGGCCTTCAACCGCTGCCCGCCGCACATGCCGAATGGTAAGGATTTGCCCGATGAAATTGACACAGCTTCCCCTGAGCCGACTGAGCCTGCTGGCGAGTTTATGTTTTTCGGCGCTGAGCGCTCACGCTGAGAACGAAGTTACGCTTCGCATCGCCGACCAGAAAGGCAATATGCGCGCCCAGCTTGAAGCCGCCAACAAGTTGCAGAATCTGCCTTACAAGATCGAGTGGTCGGAATTTCCGGCCGCTGCCCCGCTTGCCGAAGCGCTGAACGCCCAGGCGGTAGACATTGGCGTGATTGGCGATGCGCCGCTGCTGTTTGCCGAAGCGGCGGGCGCGCAGGTCAAAGCGCTGGTTGTCGACAAGACCGATGCCTACGGCACGGCATTGATTGTGCGCCCCGACAGTCCGATTCATCAGGCTGCCGATTTAAAAGGTAAAACCATCGCCACCAATAAAGGGTCGATTGGCCATTATGTTGCGCTGAAAGCCCTGGCCTCGGCGGGGTTGACCAGCAAGGATGTCACCTTCCGTTATCTCGCGCCCAGCGATGCCAAACTGGCGCTGATTAGAGGCTCGGTCGATGTGTGGGCAACGTGGGAACCTTATACCGCCTATGCCGAAACGCAGGATCATCTTCGCGTAGCCATTAATGGGCGCGGATTACGTTCGGGCAATACCTTTCTTGCCGCCACCGATATGGCGCTCAAGGATGCTGGCAAACGCCAGGCCATCGCGGATTACGTGCAGCGTCTGGCCGACTCTCAGGTCTGGGCGTATCAACATATTGATGCCTACAGTGTGACACTCGCCAACATCATCGGTTTTCCGCCCGAGGCCACCAAACTGTCGTTTGGCCGCAGTCAGGCCAAATGGCAAACCATTGACTCTCACACCATTGAACAGCAGCAGGAAACCGCCGACTTCTATTTTCAGGCCGGTCTGTTACCCCACAAATTCGATGTGAAGGAGACATTCTACAACAACATCAAGGTTAATTAGATTTTGGAAATCTAGGGCAAAATTTTTTATAGATTGGGAATCTAAAGGCAACTTTTAAATACTAGGTCAAGTTCAACAGCATGCGCTGCGCTTACTGGCGACGGCCCGGAGGCGCGGCTTTAATGCCAATGTTCAGGGCAATAGGCTCCGAGGAATTTTTCCGGTTTCAAAACTTCAATGGGCATTTGACCCACAGCGCCGGAACCGGGCAAGAGGTGGAAGGCGCCACCTCTTGCATCTCTGCGCCTTTTGTCCTCGCCAAGCCGTGCCATTCTCAAGTTTGTAGATCTTTCCAGACGCTTCCGCGCGTGGCGTAGGTCGCGCCGCTTCGCGGTCCCTTCACTCCGTTCGCAAGCCAAAGACGTCTTGCTCAACTTCACTCAGCGCCGCCCCGAATCCGCCAGTATCAGCTTCTACCCAAAATCGTGTTCATCCTTCCGCGTCGCCTGCCCACAAACGGCTTATTTCTGGAAGCGAAAATATGAAAGACCTTACTTACCCCCATTTCCAGAATGATTAAACAGAGGGTTTATGCAGTACACGAAAAACATATAAGCTTTTCCCTTTGAGGGAACGGGTCTTGACCGCGGGCGGGTTGCCGGTTTTGGGGTAGAGGCTGTGATTGGTGGTATCAGGGCGGCGCGGAACGGCGTGAGCGAGACGTGTTTGGCTCGCGAGCGGAGTGACGGGAGCGCGGAGCGCCGCGACCCACGCCACACGGCGGAGTAACTGAAACGATGTCGTTATTTTGCACCTATCGCGTCGCGAGGGCAAAGGGCCCGGGATTCCAAAGGGTGTGGGCCCAGGCACACCCTTTGGGCGGTCTGGGCCGCCGCCCAGTAAGCGCAGCGCATGCCGTTGAACTTGAAATTAAATTTGAAATTAAAAACCAAACTTTGCCTTTAGATTTCCCAAATCTAAATCTAAATCTAAACCTAGATCTCGTAGTCTATGACGACGCCAGTTTCACTCTGCGGCTGCTTGAAGACTTTCTCTTTGATCTCGTTAATCGACAGGCTTTGATTACACAGCTCGATAAAACGCCAGACATAGTTACGTTGTAACTGCGAGCGCTTGAGGCCGAGCCAGACGGTGTTGGACTCGAACAGATGCTCGGCATTGAGCAGTTTCAAACCGCGATCGCGCTCGGGATCAAAGGCTTTGTCGGCCAGAATTCCGACCCCCAAACCAAGCTCGACGTAGGTTTTGATGACGTCGGAGTCCTGCGCGCTCAACACGATGTCAGGGTTGAGGCCGTTTTGCTCGAACGCACTGTCGACCCGCGAACGGCCGGTGATGCCCTGTCGATAGGTCAC
It encodes:
- a CDS encoding LLM class flavin-dependent oxidoreductase, encoding MSVQFIGMIGHRLASEIIPATGPIFDKQYIADFAKAHENAGFDRILVGYWSDQPDGFLVAAHAGAHTSKINFLLAHRPGFVEPTLAARKLATLDNLLDGRLAVHIISGGNDAEQRRDGDFLDKGRRYARTEEFLQVVKKSWYSEQGYDHHGAYYQAENAFAQIKPLQAKLPVYFGGSSDDAIRVAGKHADVFALWGEPLASAAETVHAVKAEAARYQRDIGFSISFRPILGRTEDEAWQKAEAIRARAKIQLENSGHNFGSPKPQSVGAQRLQNAVAQGDRLDKHLWTGIAALVGGGYNSTALVGTPDQVSDALLEYYDLGIENFLIRGFDPLNDAILYGEELIPLTRRKIAARKQAAGLQPLPAAHAEW
- a CDS encoding ABC transporter substrate-binding protein, translated to MKLTQLPLSRLSLLASLCFSALSAHAENEVTLRIADQKGNMRAQLEAANKLQNLPYKIEWSEFPAAAPLAEALNAQAVDIGVIGDAPLLFAEAAGAQVKALVVDKTDAYGTALIVRPDSPIHQAADLKGKTIATNKGSIGHYVALKALASAGLTSKDVTFRYLAPSDAKLALIRGSVDVWATWEPYTAYAETQDHLRVAINGRGLRSGNTFLAATDMALKDAGKRQAIADYVQRLADSQVWAYQHIDAYSVTLANIIGFPPEATKLSFGRSQAKWQTIDSHTIEQQQETADFYFQAGLLPHKFDVKETFYNNIKVN